In Juglans regia cultivar Chandler chromosome 13, Walnut 2.0, whole genome shotgun sequence, the following proteins share a genomic window:
- the LOC109003987 gene encoding ankyrin repeat-containing protein At2g01680-like, with translation MDSKSLRFITHQSFFSAVRSGDLDSLKQLFDKLTVGESSDGSAVSDLLALQNNAGETALYVAADNNLPELFTYLLRFSDLQTLKIRSKSDMDAFHVAAKRGHLGIVKELLGIWPELCKSCDSSNTSPLYSAAVKDHLDVVSAILDADATSVRMVRKNGKTALHTAARYGLLRIVKELIERDSGIITIKDKKGQTALHMAVKGQCPSVVEELLLADCSILNEHDKKGNTAVHIATRKGRSQIVSLLLSYTSVDVNAINNQHETAMDLADKLQYGELAFEIKDSLVEAGAKHARHVGQEDETMELKRTVSDIKHEVHSQLKENEQTRRRVSGIAKELKKLHREAVQNTTNSITLVAVLFASIAFLAIFNLPGQYFTDQPNPGKAEIAGSVGFKVFYLLNATSLFISLAVVVVQITLVAWDTRAQKRVVSVVNKLMWAACACTCGAFLSIAFVVVGKGSTWMAITITLTGAPILAGTLASMCYFVFRQHFGIFRGDSQRCIRRASGSKSFSWSVYSANISDLDDYNSDLEKIYAL, from the exons ATGGACTCCAAGTCTCTGCGCTTCATCACCCACCAGTCGTTCTTCTCTGCTGTCCGATCCGGCGACCTCGACTCTCTCAAACAGCTCTTTGATAAGCTTACGGTAGGCGAATCGTCCGATGGGTCCGCTGTCTCCGATCTACTGGCTTTGCAGAACAACGCGGGCGAGACCGCCCTGTACGTGGCCGCAGACAATAATCTGCCGGAGCTGTTCACCTACTTGCTCAGGTTCTCTGATCTTCAGACTCTAAAGATCAGGTCCAAGTCTGATATGGACGCCTTCCACGTCGCCGCTAAGCGCGGCCACTTGG gtATCGTGAAGGAACTTTTGGGCATTTGGCCTGAGCTTTGCAAGTCATGTGACTCCTCAAACACTAGCCCCCTTTATTCAGCTGCTGTTAAGGACCATTTGGATGTGGTGAGTGCCATCTTGGATGCTGATGCCACCTCAGTTAGGATGGTAAGGAAAAATGGAAAGACTGCATTGCACACGGCTGCCAGGTATGGCCTCCTTCGTATTGTAAAAGAACTTATTGAGCGTGATTCAGGAATTATCACAATCAAAGATAAGAAGGGCCAAACAGCACTTCATATGGCTGTAAAAGGTCAGTGCCCTTCAGTTGTAGAGGAGTTATTGCTTGCCGATTGTTCTATACTGAATGAACATGACAAGAAGGGTAATACAGCCGTGCATATAGCCACAAGAAAAGGCCGTTCACAG ATAGTGAGCCTTTTGCTTAGCTATACGTCTGTTGATGTCAACGCAATTAATAATCAGCATGAGACCGCAATGGATTTGGCAGATAAGCTGCAATATGGAGAATTGGCATTTGAAATTAAGGATTCTCTGGTGGAAGCTGGTGCCAAGCATGCCAGACATGTAGGCCAAGAGGACGAAACAATGGAACTCAAAAGAACTGTCAGTGATATAAAGCATGAGGTGCACTCGCAACTCAAAGAAAATGAGCAAACCCGGCGGCGAGTTTCTGGTATTGCCAAGGAATTAAAGAAACTTCACAGAGAAGCTGTTCAAAACACCACAAATTCGATAACACTTGTCGCTGTTCTTTTTGCCTCAATAGCTTTCTTGGCTATATTTAACTTGCCTGGCCAGTATTTTACTGACCAACCAAATCCAGGGAAGGCTGAAATAGCTGGCAGTGTTGGTTTCAAAGTGTTCTACCTTTTAAATGCTACATCTCTTTTCATTTCTCTCGCAGTTGTTGTGGTTCAGATTACTTTGGTGGCCTGGGACACTAGGGCTCAGAAGCGGGTTGTATCCGTTGTTAACAAGCTAATGTGGGCTGCCTGCGCATGCACTTGTGGGGCGTTTCTGTCTATAGCTTTTGTAGTTGTTGGAAAGGGAAGCACCTGGATGGCTATTACTATAACCCTTACAGGAGCACCGATTCTTGCGGGGACTCTTGCAAGTATGTGCTACTTTGTTTTCCGACAACATTTTGGGATTTTCCGCGGTGACTCCCAGAGATGCATCAGAAGGGCGAGCGGGAGCAAGTCTTTCTCATGGTCGGTGTACTCTGCAAATATATCAGATCTTGATGACTATAACTCAGACCTCGAGAAAATATATGCTCTGTAG